In the Topomyia yanbarensis strain Yona2022 chromosome 3, ASM3024719v1, whole genome shotgun sequence genome, one interval contains:
- the LOC131687383 gene encoding uncharacterized protein LOC131687383 has protein sequence MAEGQSRGQLLVRRDTLIAALGRADAFAAGYDAQRDHTQVTLRLEYLNGVWNNLETVQAQLEDDETTEEAVKGEAAQLIESIGISSANYVLAWQTLENRYSNDYLLKKRHMQALFDIPRMKKESAASLHGLVDEFERHTKILHQLGEPTDAWSTILEHLLCTRLHDDSLKAWEDHASTVANPDYACLIEFLQRRTRVLESISVNHHTVESASTSGISAYPPKKNHLHSQFRFTSCASTASLGEKCIACNQSHSVTKCQKFNRISPTERQQLVNSKRLCHNCLKGDHFVRNCPSNFSCRKCNRRHHTLLHSGQSDGSRKNVSEGASSSPGVTASTTPSNGSSVVESSTQSTVAATENVPVVEVSSALQHPREDVFLLTVIVKVIDTYGVEHLARALLDSASQPNLITDRMAQILRLRRQPVNVTVQGAGKLSKPVRESVFAQVHSRTGDFSCGVNFLVMDKVTANLPSQSVSTVGWKIPKGLLLADPSFNESQPIYMVLGARHFYSFFPSAARIQLDRNLPILVDSVFGWIIVGSASTNPPEQPAPTPTTCDAVTVSMLSLEDCLERFWKTEELTTNDIYSIEERRCESLYQSTVSRNFEGRYIVRYPRKPDFDVMLGESRSSAQRRFGYLERRLERNSKLKDEYHQFMREYLSLGHMRLVEADDEHNSTAYYLPHHPVIKEASTTTKVRVAFDGSAKTSSGFSLNEALCVGPVVQDLQNIILRFRTFSVALVGDIAKMYRQVQVHSDDTPLQRILWRFSQHSPVQTYELLTVTYGLGPSSFLATRTLQQLAVDEGDAYPVGGPALKKSFYVDDFVGGAETIDEAIRMRVELNELLQKGGFELRKWTSNCLEVLQGLSDDQIGTWEPEADYLRFHSQIRSSSEHPTKRSILSDITKLFDPLGLIAPVVVRAKILMQELWLLSCDWDDPVPEPIKSRWEIYHQELVKISEHHVNRYAFLPSSFIQLHTFADASQAAYGACTYVRCEDDQGNVRIQLVASKSRVAPLKRITIARLELCAAVLAAHLHARIKKAIDVNVSASYFWSDSAVTLQWLRSPPNVWPTFVANRVTEIQQYTNGCQWKHVPGAENPADLVSRGMSVDEFLQSDLWSCVPGWLSLSPQDWPIFIPPGVPAEELELKTTVALTQAAPTVHPWFLRWSSYSRLLHVIGYCMRFFTNTRSKARTQPSPSPIPVDQSLTVAELANAKTFLVRLAQQDGYAAEIKQLEKENTVPKQSHICRMSPFFDPERVLRMGGRLNLAQLPYQAKHPALIPTNHPFTRLIAEHFNHKLLHGGGRLLLTTIREEFWPPRGRRLVQSLPIQRVIPSRPFSITGVDYAGPLYLRPIHKRAAPAKTYLCLFVCFSTKAVHLELVSDLSTQAFLCALRRFIARRGRPTHIHSDNGKNFEGAKNELAELFARFHNRAEQAEIASVCAEEGITWHLTPPKAPHFGGLWEAAIKTAKKHLYRQLGSSRLTFEAMCTILTQIEAIMNSRPLLPLSEDPNDLAALTPAHFLAGSSLHALPDPDLMNVPANRLDHYQQLQVHVQQFWSHWKKEYLQELLKDTRGWKRNNEIVPGRMVILVDEMQPPVRWPLARIAAVLPGKDHLARVVLLRTARGIITRPIAKICLLPYSTVASEAEKHPATISDAPTT, from the exons ATGGCGGAAGGGCAGTCACGAGGTCAGCTGCTTGTACGACGGGACACACTGATTGCTGCTCTGGGTCGGGCAGATGCGTTTGCTGCCGGATACGACGCTCAACGGGACCATACGCAGGTGACTCTGAGGCTCGAGTACCTGAACGGAGTATGGAACAACCTGGAGACGGTGCAGGCGCAGCTTGAGGACGACGAGACCACCGAGGAAG CTGTCAAGGGGGAAGCTGCTCAGTTGATCGAGTCGATTGGTATCAGTTCCGCTAACTACGTTTTGGCTTGGCAGACATTGGAGAATCGGTATTCGAATGACTACTTGCTAAAGAAGCGGCATATGCAGGCACTCTTCGACATCCCGCGCATGAAGAAGGAGTCAGCTGCATCACTACATGGGTTGGTTGACGAGTTCGAGCGGCATACGAAAATCTTGCATCAACTGGGAGAACCAACCGACGCTTGGAGCACTATATTGGAACATCTGCTGTGTACGCGCCTGCACGATGATTCACTGAAGGCATGGGAGGACCATGCGTCGACGGTAGCGAATCCCGACTACGCCTGTCTCATCGAGTTTCTGCAGCGGAGAACACGAGTGCTAGAATCCATCTCTGTGAACCATCATACAGTAGAATCAGCATCAACTTCTGGTATTTCGGCTTATCCACCAAAGAAGAATCATCTCCACTCTCAGTTCCGCTTTACTTCGTGTGCATCGACTGCAAGTTTGGGTGAAAAGTGCATCGCCTGCAACCAGTCGCATTCCGTGACGAAGTGCCAGAAATTCAACCGGATTTCACCGACTGAACGTCAGCAGCTTGTGAATTCCAAACGCCTTTGTCACAACTGCTTGAAGGGTGATCATTTTGTCCGCAATTGTCCTTCAAATTTCAGCTGCCGGAAATGCAATCGACGTCACCATACGCTTCTTCATTCCGGGCAGAGCGATGGTTCCCGAAAGAACGTTAGCGAAGGAGCTTCCTCTAGTCCTGGTGTAACCGCTTCTACTACGCCATCTAATGGGTCTTCTGTGGTCGAGTCATCTACGCAATCTACGGTGGCTGCTACTGAGAATGTTCCTGTGGTCGAAGTTAGTTCTGCTCTACAACATCCTCGCGAAGACGTCTTTCTTCTCACTGTCATTGTGAAGGTCATCGACACCTACGGTGTGGAACATCTAGCTCGTGCACTTCTGGACAGTGCGTCGCAGCCGAATCTCATCACGGATCGCATGGCGCAAATTCTACGATTGCGGAGACAACCCGTGAATGTTACGGTACAGGGAGCCGGCAAGCTATCTAAGCCGGTACGTGAATCGGTGTTTGCACAGGTACATTCAAGGACGGGTGACTTTTCGTGTGGTGTCAACTTCTTGGTGATGGACAAAGTGACGGCAAATCTCCCTTCGCAAAGTGTTTCAACTGTGGGATGGAAGATTCCGAAGGGGTTGCTTCTGGCTGATCCATCCTTCAACGAAAGTCAACCGATCTACATGGTTTTGGGTGCTCGGCACTTCTACTCCTTCTTCCCCAGCGCTGCACGCATTCAGCTTGATAGAAATCTTCCGATTCTGGTCGACAGCGTCTTCGGCTGGATTATCGTAGGCTCGGCTAGCACAAACCCCCCCGAGCAGCCTGCTCCTACGCCCACCACTTGCGATGCAGTCACTGTTTCAATGCTTTCGCTAGAGGATTGCTTGGAGCGTTTTTGGAAAACCGAAGAGCTGACAACGAACGACATTTACTCAATAGAAGAACGACGCTGCGAATCCTTGTACCAATCTACAGTATCTAGGAACTTCGAAGGTCGATATATTGTTAGATACCCTCGGAAGCCTGATTTTGATGTGATGCTTGGCGAATCCAGAAGCAGTGCACAGCGACGGTTCGGATATCTGGAAAGACGACTGGAACGAAACTCGAAATTGAAGGACGAATATCATCAGTTCATGCGAGAGTATCTCTCCCTCGGCCACATGCGTCTGGTCGAAGCGGACGACGAACACAACTCTACAGCATACTATCTACCTCACCACCCCGTAATCAAGGAAGCAAGTACGACGACTAAGGTACGGGTCGCGTTTGACGGCTCTGCGAAGACTTCTTCCGGCTTCTCCCTCAATGAAGCTCTTTGCGTAGGTCCCGTGGTGCAGGATCTGCAGAACATCATCTTGCGGTTTCGAACCTTTTCCGTTGCTCTCGTTGGAGATATTGCCAAAATGTACAGGCAGGTACAGGTCCACTCTGACGACACACCGTTACAACGCATTCTGTGGCGATTCTCCCAACATTCTCCAGTCCAGACGTACGAACTACTGACCGTTACTTACGGCTTAGGTCCATCATCGTTCTTAGCGACACGAACTCTCCAGCAACTAGCGGTGGATGAAGGTGATGCGTACCCGGTAGGCGGTCCAGCATTGAAAAAGAGTTTTTACGTCGACGATTTCGTCGGTGGAGCTGAAACCATTGATGAAGCTATCCGTATGCGAGTAGAGCTGAACGAACTTCTGCAGAAAGGAGGATTCGAGCTCAGAAAATGGACGTCGAACTGTCTCGAAGTCCTCCAAGGTCTCTCTGACGATCAGATCGGCAC CTGGGAGCCTGAAGCAGATTACCTCCGTTTTCATTCGCAGATTCGATCTAGCAGTGAACATCCAACGAAGCGGTCTATCCTCTCCGACATCACCAAGTTATTTGACCCTCTTGGACTCATTGCCCCCGTCGTCGTACGTGCGAAAATCCTGATGCAGGAATTGTGGTTGTTGTCCTGTGATTGGGATGATCCTGTTCCAGAACCGATCAAATCGAGATGGGAAATCTACCACCAAGAGCTGGTGAAAATATCTGAGCACCATGTCAATAGATATGCATTTCTTCCGAGTTCCTTTATACAGCTGCACACTTTCGCGGATGCTTCCCAGGCAGCATATGGAGCTTGTACGTATGTCCGATGTGAAGACGACCAAGGAAATGTGAGGATTCAACTGGTAGCGTCGAAATCCCGAGTAGCCCCGCTGAAACGAATCACCATCGCCCGTTTGGAATTATGCGCAGCCGTGCTAGCCGCTCATCTACACGCGCGAATCAAAAAGGCCATCGACGTCAACGTTTCTGCATCGTACTTTTGGTCAGATTCCGCCGTCACTCTACAGTGGTTACGATCACCTCCGAACGTCTGGCCGACCTTCGTCGCAAACAGAGTCACGGAAATACAGCAGTACACGAACGGATGTCAGTGGAAACACGTTCCCGGAGCTGAAAATCCTGCCGACCTGGTCTCGCGCGGCATGTCAGTCGACGAATTTCTACAAAGCGACTTGTGGAGCTGTGTCCCAGGCTGGTTGTCACTGTCACCACAAGATTGGCCAATTTTCATTCCCCCAGGCGTGCCAGCGGAAGAGCTGGAGTTAAAAACTACGGTTGCACTCACCCAAGCAGCTCCTACCGTTCATCCCTGGTTTCTCCGTTGGTCTTCCTACAGCCGATTACTCCACGTCATCGGATATTGTATGCGATTTTTCACCAACACCCGTTCAAAAGCACGAACCCAACCTTCGCCATCCCCCATTCCGGTCGACCAATCACTCACCGTAGCAGAACTAGCCAATGCCAAAACGTTTCTCGTCCGACTCGCCCAGCAGGATGGATACGCCGCAGAAATAAAGCAACTGGAAAAGGAAAACACCGTGCCGAAGCAGTCCCACATTTGCCGAATGAGCCCATTTTTCGACCCAGAGAGAGTGTTGAGAATGGGAGGTCGTTTAAATCTTGCCCAGTTACCCTATCAAGCAAAGCACCCTGCGCTTATTCCCACCAACCATCCGTTCACTCGACTAATCGCTGAACATTTTAATCACAAACTGCTGCACGGCGGCGGGCGTCTGCTGCTTACTACGATTCGCGAAGAATTCTGGCCACCCCGCGGCCGTAGACTGGTTCAAAGC TTACCTATCCAGCGTGTGATCCCAAGTCGTCCATTCAGCATCACCGGTGTTGACTATGCTGGCCCACTCTACCTTCGTCCAATACACAAACGTGCCGCACCTGCAAAGACTTACCTGTGCCTCTTCGTATGCTTTTCAACCAAAGCAGTGCATTTGGAATTAGTCAGTGATTTGTCCACTCAAGCATTCTTGTGTGCCCTGCGACGATTTATCGCTCGTCGTGGACGGCCCACGCACATCCACTCAGACAACGGGAAAAATTTCGAGGGGGCAAAAAATGAGCTGGCTGAACTGTTTGCCAGATTTCATAACCGTGCTGAACAGGCTGAAATAGCTTCTGTGTGTGCCGAGGAAGGGATCACCTGGCATTTGACACCACCCAAGGCACCTCACTTTGGCGGCCTGTGGGAGGCAGCAATCAAAACAGCCAAAAAACATTTGTACCGACAGCTCGGTTCATCTCGCCTTACGTTCGAGGCTATGTGTACCATACTAACACAAATCGAAGCGATCATGAATAGCCGACCATTGCTTCCACTTTCGGAGGACCCCAACGACCTAGCTGCATTGACACCAGCGCACTTTCTCGCCGGTTCATCACTGCATGCCCTGCCCGACCCAGATTTAATGAACGTACCTGCGAACAGACTCGACCACTATCAACAGCTGCAAGTTCATGTGCAGCAATTTTGGTCGCACTGGAAGAAGGAGTACCTGCAAGAGCTGCTGAAAGATACCCGTGGTTGGAAACGCAACAACGAAATTGTTCCGGGGAGAATGGTCATCTTAGTCGACGAAATGCAACCACCGGTTCGATGGCCACTCGCCCGCATAGCAGCAGTTTTGCCCGGCAAAGATCATCTTGCACGAGTTGTTTTGCTCCGTACAGCTCGTGGCATCATCACTCGTCCGATCGCTAAAATTTGTCTGCTACCTTACTCTACGGTGGCATCCGAAGCAGAAAAACATCCAGCAACAATCAGCGACGCACCAACAACCTAA